GAGCACCTTTTTATTGTAGATAATGATCAGGTTTTCGGTAGCCAGCTCATCTTTTTCGTCGATCCTGAACAACTTCAGAATAAAGATCGCCTGGTCGCCATTGATCTCTCGCTTGGGGCTGTGCCGCACGTTGGCGATATCTTCGAGTACGAGGTCCGAAATATCGAATTTTGTGCCTACGGCACGAAGGGTGTCTGTGTCGTGCAGTCCGAATATGCGAAGCCAATGATTTTGTCCGTCGCGATAGTGCTGGTTAAAATCTTCGAGCGAATTGAGCACAAAAGTTTCGGAGCCTTCTTCGCCGTATCGAATAAGCTCCATGGTCATGGGTTCACTCCGGTGAATTCCCGTGTAATCAATGGTTCCGGGCGGTTTACCGAATTTCTACTTATAGCTCAATCGTTTGACGCTCACGACTTTCGGTTTCGGATCTCAGCCTTGGCTTGGTCGACATCTGTTTTATAGACAACGGTTCGGTAGGGAAAGGGGATCTCGATTCCCTCTTCATCGAATCGGCGTTTGATGGACTTGTTCAAGTCCGTTTTCATCATGAATCCGGTAATGGAGTCTTCGGCCCACGCGTTTATCCGGAGCCGGATTCCGGAGTCGAGGAAGCCCATGACCAGGATGACCACCTTTTCTTCGCCTTTCTCAATATCCTCCGGTGTTCGCCAGTCAATAAGACCGGGGTGTTTAAGTACTTCTTCTCGGATGACGTCAATGGCCTCGTCCAGGTCGGTGTCGTAGGAGACCGATAAGGAGATTTGCGTATTCGTTTTTTCGTCGGTGATCGTGGAATTGATGATTGTTTCGGTGCTTATTACGGAGTTGGGAATAACGATACGGCGATTTTCGAAGTTCCGGATGACGGAATGGCGTAGGGTAATGTCCTCGACCAATCCGGATCTGAGGGATCCCACTTGAATAAGATCACCTACACGAAAGGGCTTGAAAATCACGATGAACAGTCCACTGATGATATTGCTAAAGGCTTGTTGTGAGGCGAAACCGACGATCGCAGCGAATATCCCGGCACCGGCGAATAGGGTAAGGCCGAGCGCTTTGAATTCCGGAATGCTGTAGATCACGGTGAAGAACGCCAAAAGGTAGATCAAGGCCGTTACGGCATTCTTGAAGAAGCGATAACGCGTAGGATCTACTTTTAGAACCAGTGAACTGGAGTTGAAGAATCGGTTGAGGAAAAAGTTGATCAAACGAGACACGATGGTCGCGGCCACGAAGGCGGCAACAATAATGAGTGCGTATTGCCAGAAGGGCTGATCCCACCTTATTTGCTGAGCTGCGTTTTCCATTTTAGTCTTTGGGTGCTAAAATACGCCAAGTTAAGCCCATGGACGTATGCACGATGGATGCTTTTATCGGGTCGGAAATGGCCGGTCCAAATGAGTATTCTTGGCTCCAACCGTCTGTCCCTATATTCAAATCAAATCGAAGTGGTTTCCACACTTGGTACGACATACCAAGTTGTAGCATATCGGACTCAAAAAAGCTCGTGATGTTGGGACTTTCGTACGGTCCGGAATTGAACTGTTGAAAATTAACTAGTTGAAAATCCACGAATACTGAAAAGCGCGGGTTGGGATTGTAAGCCAAGTTTAGGGTGGAATAAATTGTTGATCCACTCTCGTATTGACCGGAGGCTTCAAGTATCATTACGCCGGTCGATGTTCCAAAGGACACTTGCCCGGCATCAATCCCGAAGTTAAAAAGGAATCGAACGGTAGAGACATTATCATTCAATTTTGGAACGACAGATGTTCCATAGCCCGCGAGAATATTCAGATGCACCTTTTCGAGGTCGAGCAATTGATATCGTGCGCCGATGTCAAAATCATTATCGAGGCCCAATTCATGAATGAAATTACGTGTAAATGAAGCGTTGAGTTCCAGGTTTTTAATAAGACCATACCTAAATTGAATAGGGTTGGTATGCATGTAGTAATTGCTAGCTCCGGTCCAATAGGTCTCGATACCGAATTGAAGGGTGAGTGCACCCGGACTTACGACAGTACTGGAGAAGGTTTGACCGGGGCGATCGGAATTTATGGAGGAGATGGATTCCTGAGCCGATGTTGCGAATCCGGCCGCGAGGCCGAGAAAAAGAATTGCGATGCGTTGAATCATGTAGGGAATTTGAGGTTTGTCGGCAACATGGTACTACTTAGTCGTCGAATTGCTATTGCCGGGAATGATCCGCCAAGTCGCTCCGAGCGAAATGTACTCTACTAAAACGTATACTTTTCCGGCTGAGAATCCGAAATTAAATGGAATGTCGGCAGCTACGTCTATCTGAAGATTTGGGTTGATAAGCCGTGCACAGACCCATGAAACCCCCTTAAAGTAGTACAGTTCCTGAGATAGGAAGGGTGGTGAATACCAAAATTCACTCAAAGCATAGTCAATATATCCGCTCCATTTTTCGTTCGCTTGATATTTGAAGTTAAGGACGAAGGACATATCCGTGTACGGCTCATAATCTCGTCTTTCAAAACCTTTCGGGTTTAGATGATATCCGAATACACTAAGATTGGTACTCCATTTTCCGTCTATGAATGTAAAGTTGGTTCCTAGCCAGGACACCGCCAGCCGGGCATCGCTACTTGGGTACGCGAGTTGAAACCGACCGTGGAGATTGGCTTTAAAGCGGTCACCTTGAAACCACTGAAAGCGGGCACCCACTTCGAAGGCGGAACTGCGTTGTACGGTTGGTTCAAAGAAAATCGATGAACCGGCATTGACTTCGAGCCGATCCGTAACGCCGTATCGGAGTAGGATAGGTATTGAGAACTCATCTGCTAGGTCTTTTTTAGGGTTCCAGTCGAACTCGGATTCGAGCAGGAGAGCACCGGAATTTGCCGTTGAGCTCGAGAAAGTGTGTCCGGGTCGATCCGAATTGAGAGGGGTCCAATCTTCCGCCGATGTTGCGAATCCGGCCGCGAGGCCGAAAACCAAAAGAGCGTGACATAGATTCATGAACAGAAAGGTAGGAAATACTATTCGTATCGAAGCGATTCGATGGGATCGAGCCGCGCGGCTTTCATGGCAGGGTAGCATGCCGCGCCGGTACCTACGCCCAAACAAACGAGGAATGCCGTGAAGATCCAAGTCCAGGGCACGAGAAATGGCGCGTCGAACTGGAAGCTGAGCACGTTACCCACCATAATGCCGAGGGCGGCTCCGAAGAGACCTCCGATTTGGCAAATGATTACGGCTTCGATGAGGAATTGGAGCAGGATGTTGTTGGCCTTGGCACCTATGGCTTTGCGGATTCCGATTTCGCGGGTACGGTCGGTAACACTTACCAGCATGATGTTCATGAGCCCTATGGAGGCTCCGAATAGGGTGATCAAAGCGATCGTGATCGTAGCGAAGATCACGGCTCCAAGCTGTTCGATGAGAAGTTGGGAGAGGTTGTCGCTTTGTTGAATGTTGAAGCTCTCTTCTTCGGTTGGATGCTGCTTACGCACTGCCCGCATGAGCCCACTCGCATAGCTGATGGCGGTGTCTTTGTCCTGAGTGCTGTTGCACATGACCGAGATTTGAAAACTTTGGTTGGGCCTGCTGTAGACTTGTCGGGCTTTTTGGATGGGGATGAGCGCAATATTATCACCGCCGAAGCCAGCTGAAGATCCTTTGGATTCCAGAACACCGATGACTTTGAACTTCTGCTTGGATATACTGATGGTTTGGCCGATCGGATCCTCGGTTTCATTGAACAGTGCCTGGACGACGTCGGGTCCGATGATGGTAAAGGAGCGATTGTCTTCGATCTCTTGCTCGATGAAATTACGTCCGCTCTCGAGCCGATAGCCACCGGTCAGAATATAGTTTTCATCCACCCCCGCTACCTGCATGTTTGGCTTGGTCTCTTTTTCGAGCCGTTGAAGTTGTGCCGTTCCGGAAGCCATCATCGAAACGGACACCGTGGCCGGAAAATCGAAGCGGTCCTTAAAAGACTGTGCTTCGCGGATGCTAATGGGTTCGTGTCTTTTTGGGCGTATGCCATTATTGTTGAACATGATGGTCATACCGGAGTTTTGAATGGTAAAGCTGTTGGCTCCCATTCGGGCGAAATTATCGGTAATGCTCCCTTTGATGACGTCAATTGCGGTGAGGATTCCAACCAACGCGGTAATTCCAATGGCGATGACCGTCATGGTGAGTCCCGCGCGTAATTTTTGACTCTTGATGGAGCCTATGGCTTGGCGGACGTTTTCGACAAAGACGGACGAGATCAATTTCATAGGAGCAAGTTACGAATAGAGCCGATACACCCGGCTTTAAAAACAGGGCTGAATTTGCTATTTTCGCAGTCCCTCAGAACGAATTACGAATATAAAAAAGTTCCCATATGGCATTCGATATCGAAATGATCCAAGGCGTATATAGCCGAATGGCCACGCGAATCGACCAGGCGCGTGCAGTTGTTGGTCGTCCATTGACCTTAACAGAAAAGATATTGTACGCACATTTGACCGATGGTGAAGCCACCGAAGCCTTTGAGCGCGGTAAGTCTTATGTGAACTTTGCTCCGGATCGTGTAGCCATGCAAGATGCGACGGCCCAAATGGCCTTGATGCAATTCATGCAAGCCGGAAAGGCCAAAGTTGCGGTTCCTTCTACTGTTCACTGCGATCACTTGATTCAAGCCGAAACAGGTGCCGTGGCGGATATGGAAAAGGCGCTCAGCATCAATAAAGAGGTTTTTGACTTTTTGTCCACCGTTTCGAACAAGTATGGAATTGGATTCTGGAAACCCGGCGCAGGAATCATCCACCAAGTAGTTCTTGAGAATTACGCCTTCCCGGGTGGAATGATGATCGGAACTGACTCACATACAGTGAACACCGGTGGTCTAGGTATGGTGGCTATTGGCGTTGGTGGAGCCGACGCAGTGGATGTGATGGCCGGAATGCCTTGGGAATTGAAGTTTCCAAAGCTCATCGGTGTTAAACTGACAGGGAAACTGAGCGGTTGGACCTCAGCCAAGGATGTGATCTTGAAGGTTGCGGGTATTTTGACAGTGAAAGGGGGAACGGGAGCCATCGTAGAATACTTTGGCCCTGGAGCCGAAAGCATGAGCTGTACTGGAAAAGGTACCATTTGTAATATGGGTGCAGAGATCGGTGCAACGACCTCAATCTTCGGCTATGACGCCAAAATGGGTGAGTATTTGCGTGGAACCGATCGTGCCGATGTTGCGGACTTGGCCGATCAAAACGCAGAAAACCTTCGCGCCGATGATGGAGTATTCGAGAATCCGGAAAAATACTTCGACGAAGTTATTGAGATAGATCTCGACACATTGGAGCCACACCTTAACGGACCATTTACTCCGGATCTCGCATGGCCGTTGAGCAAATTCGCTCAAGCCGTTAAAGACAATGGCTATCCTGAAAAATTGGAAGTTGGACTTATCGGTTCTTGTACCAACTCGAGTTATGAGGACCTGACGCGTTCGGCCTCTGTGGCACAGCAGGCGATAGATAAAAATCTCAAGCCAAAAGCCGAATTCACCATTACTCCAGGTAGCGAGCAAGTTCGTTATACGGCAGAGCGGGATGGAATCTTGGATACTTTCGGTAAAATGGGTGGAGTAGTTCTGGCAAATGCCTGTGGACCTTGTATTGGCCAATGGGCTCGTCATATGGACGATCCGGATCGCAAGAACAGTATCATTACTTCGTTTAACCGAAATTTCGCCAAGCGAAATGACGGAAACCCGAACACCCATGCATTCGTGGCCTCACCTGAATTGACCACGGCATTTACGATCGCAGGGTCCTTGACCTTTAACCCGATCACGGATACGTTGACCAACGAAGATGGTGAACAAGTGAAGCTCGATGAGCCTATGGGAATCGAAATGCCACCTTCCGGATTTGCGGTAGAAGATGCCGGGTATCGGGAACCCGCAAAAGATGGTTCGAACATCGAAGTGAAAGTCGATCCCGAAAGCAAACGCTTGCAGATACTAACTCCATTTGAGCCATGGGATGGCGGAAATATGGAGGGATTGAAACTGCTCATCAAGGCGAAAGGCAAATGTACTACCGACCATATTTCGATGGCCGGGCCTTGGTTGAAATTCCGTGGACACTTGGACAACATCTCCAACAATATGTTGATCGGTGCGGTGAACTTCTTCAATGAGCAAACGAATTTGGTGAAAAGCCAATTGACTGGAGAGTACGGGGCTGTACCTGATACTCAACGTGAGTATAAAGCCGAAGGAATTGGTACTGTAGTGGTGGGAGACCACAACTACGGAGAAGGATCGAGCCGCGAGCACGCCGCCATGGAACCCCGTCACTTGGGTGTGAAAGTAGTGCTGGTGAAGTCATTTGCCCGTATTCACGAAACCAACCTGAAGAAACAAGGTATGTTGGGATTGACTTTCGCCAATGAGAGTGATTACGACAAAGTTCGTGAGGACGATACCTTCAACTTCATTGATTTGAAAGACTTTGCTCCAGGCAAGCCGTTGACGATCGAAGTTGTTCAAAGTGATGGAAGCAAGGACACGATCGTTGCAAACCACACGTACAATGAAAACCAGATCGCCTGGTACAGTGCCGGATCGGCACTGAATCTGATTCGTGCTTTAGAGGCGAATGCCTAATTTCCAAAAAGGATCTAAACGAGCCAGACGGGGTTGGGCCTTTTACGATTGGGCCAACTCAGTTTACTCTTTGGTCATAGCCACGGCCGTTTTTCCAATCTACTATGGAGCCGTAACAACTGGAGAAAACGACAATCTGGTTCGGTTCCTTGGTATCGAATGGGAGAACACGGTTATTTACAGCTATTGCCTCTCGTTTAGCTTTTTAGTCGTCGCTCTTCTGTCCCCGCTCCTATCCGGTATTGCGGATTATTCAGGAGCTAAGAAACGATTCCTTCAAGTATTCTGCTACGTTGGAGCGCTGGCCTGCGGAGGGCTCTATTTTTTTAATGGTGAAAATGTAGCCTTGGCCTTGGTTTTGACCATTGTGGCCAGCGTTGGTTTTTGGGGTAGCCTGGTCTTTTACAATGCGTATTTGCCAGAAGTTGCCTTTGAAGAGCAACAGGATGCCACTTCGGCAATGGGTTTCAGTTTCGGTTACTTCGGAGCCACCCTGCTGCTCGTATTCAATTTAGCGATGATCCTCCAACCCGAGGTTTTTGGCCTTCAAGATTCAGGGCAAGCATCGAGGATCAGTTTTTTAATGGTCGCTGTTTGGTGGATCGGATTTGCCCAAGTAACCTTTCGCCGGCTTCCCGATCGAACCAAGCCGGGTCGCCTGACTCGTACGATTCTAGGTAACGGGTACAAAGCCCTTCGTGAAGTATGGAACCAACTCGCCGCAATGCCCGATGTAAAGCGGTTCTTAACGGCATTTTTTCTCTTGTCGGTTGGCGTACAAACGATCATCTATGTCGCCAGTCTGTTCGGTGAAAAAGAGCTGAACCTGGACTCAACCTATTTGATCGGATCCATCATTTTGATCCAAATACTCGGTATCGTCGGGGCACAACTTTTTTCGCATTTAAGTGCTCGTTTCGGGAACATTAAAGCGCTCATGGTTTCGCTAGTGGTGTGGGCGTCGATGGGTGGTGTGGCTTTCGCCCTGCGGGCGGATGATCCACTTGTCGAATATAAGTTCTTGGCGTTAGGCTCGGCCGTTGGACTGGTTTTGGGCGGAGTGCAAGCTCTTGCCAGGTCGACCTACAGCAAAATGCTACCCCAAGATTCCTCTAAGCACACCAGCTTTTTCAGTTTTTACGACGTTACCGAAAAGGTGGCGATCATTCTAGGAACCTTTATCTATGGGCTCCTCGAATCGATCACGGGGAATATGCGTACGTCCGTCGTGGCGTTGAGCTTGTTTTTCGTTTTGTCGATACTCGTTCTGCTACCTATTCGAAAGCGATTCAAACCTTATCTTTCAAAGGTCTAATTTGAACCTTTCCAAACCTAAGGCCTTTGTTTGAACGTATATTTATCGAACTCTACTCAAAAGTGCCATTCATGAGAAGGATACTCGTTTTTACTGTGTTGGTTGTCTCTTTCGTATCGAGCTGTACGTACAATTCCATTGAAGATCTCGATCCTTCGGGATGCGATACCACCGGAGTCACCTATTCCGGCTATGTTGAGCCGCTGATCAGTGAAAGTTGCGCCTACGCCGGATGTCATTTGGGAAATTTCGCCGCAGCTCAATTGGATCTATCGGAGTACGACCAGGTGAAATCCGTGGTCGATAATGGAAAGTTGCAGGATCGAATAAATCGCGCCGCAGGCGATCCCCTTCTTATGCCTTCTACGGGAAAATTGGCACCTTGTCAAATAACCAAGATCGAGGCTTGGATCGAGGCCGGAGCTCAAGAAAATTAATGGTATGAAAAAGATATTGCTACTCGGAGTCGCATTTTTTGTCGGGGTGACGTCCTTTGCGCAAGACGATCTCATGGATATGCTCGACGACGGCGAAAAGACGACCAATTGCGCTTTTGCCACCTTTAAAGACTCGCGGATTATCAATGTTCAGAGCAATGAAACAGTAGGTGCGGGCGTGCTGAAATTCGTTATCAGTCACAGATTTGGGAAGTTGAGTGATGGAGCTTACGGTTTGTTCGGTCTCGACAATGCGACCATTCGATTGGGCCTCGACTACGGTATAACCGATAATATTCAAGTGGGTTTGGCACGATCGTCCTTTGAGAAGACCTACGAGGGAAACCTAAAGTTCAAACTACTGCGTCAGAGCTCAGGTACTCGTGAAATGCCCCTTTCAATAACCTGGTACTCTGGAATGTACATCAATGGCCTTCGGGCTCCGGAGGATGCCTACTCACCATCTTTCGTAGAGCGGATGTCCTTTGCACATCAAGTTGTGTTTGCCAGGAAGTTCGGCCAGGCCTTTTCATTAGCGGTTGTTCCAACATACATGCACGATAACTTGGTTTTGACCAACGACATGAATAACGATCAGTTGGCCGTTGGAGCTGGCGGTCGATTAAAGATCACGAATCGCTTGAGTCTGAACGCTGAATATCATTACCGAATCATACAGCAATTCGAACAAGATGATCCGTATAACAACAGCTTTTCGATCGGGGTGGATATTGAGACGGGCGGACACGTATTTCAGTTGCATGTGACCAATAGTCGCGGTATGTTTGAACCAGCCTTTATTGGCGAAACGACCGGACGCTGGGTCGATGGTGACATCTACTTCGGATTCAACATATCCCGTGTTTTTACGATCGTTCGTCGTTAACGAAGATCTATATGTACGATTTGGCCATAATTGGTGGAGGTATCGTAGGTGCCGCTACCTGGTACGAACTTCAAAGTAGATACCCGGAAAAGAGGATCCTCCTTATCGAGAAAGAAAATGAATTGGCCGCCCATCAAACGGGTAATAACTCAGGCGTAATTCATTCCGGCCTTTACTACACGCCCGGTTCCCTCAAGGCTAAGAACTGCGTTCTCGGAAGAAAAGCACTTGTTGCTTTTGCTCAAGATCACAACATACCGCACGATGTATGCGGCAAAGTGGTCGTTGCTACTGAAGAGCGCGAGCTACGGCATATGGAACGCATCTATCAAAATGGTATCGCAAATGGTATCGAAGGTCTGGAAAAGATTTCCGGAGCCCAGATCAAGGAGCACGAACCGCATGTTGAGGGGGTTGCCGGATTATACGTGCCTGTAACTGGAATCATCGATTACAAAGCTGCGACGGTAAAAATGGCCGAGATCGCCGATGCCAAGAATCCCGAAAGCCATCTCAGGTTGGGTGAGGAAGTCAAGGACATCGAACACTTGGATGGGCGCTCGACGATTATAACTTCAAAGGCCAAATACGATGCAAAAGAGTTGATCTTCTGTGCGGGCTTACAAGCCGATCGTTTGGCGCGACGCGATAGCGTTAAGCTGGCTGAGCAAGTGGTTGGTTTTCGGGGCGACTACTACGAATTGACCGAAACGGGTAAACACAAGGTGAAAAACCTCATTTATCCCGTACCCGATCCGCAATTTCAGTTCCTCGGGGTGCATTTTACACGCATGACCGACGGAGAAATCGAATGTGGCCCAAATGCCGTGTTCACGTTCAAACGCGAGGGTTACGGTAAAACCGATTTTGATTTGCGCGATACATGGGATGCGCTCAGCTACGGCGGAACCTGGAAACTCTTCACCAAGAATATGGCCTACGGAATCGGAGAATACCGAAGAGCATTCAGTAAAAAGTTCTTTTTGCGCACGCTTCAGCGCATGATTCCGAGTTTGACCATGGAAGATATTCGCCCAGGAAGAGCAGGAGTACGGGCACTATTGTTGGGGACGGATGGCGATACGCGCGATGATTTTCGAATCGAGCGTCGCGGAAACAGCATCCACGTCCTTAACGCGCCTTCGCCGGCAGCAACGGCCAGTTTAGCGATCGCGGAAAACATCGCCGATATGTCCAAGGAATATTTTGGTTGGGCCTAGCGGCCCGATGTTTACCTGTACAGCGTTTGAACGCGATCAGGGCCGACGGAGACCAATTTTACCGGTACTCCACAATGGCGTTCGATGAATTCGATATAGTCGATCAAAGCTTTCGGCAGATCCGATATATTCGTTACTCCGGTCAAATCTTCGCTCCAGCCAGGTAGCTCGTCGTAAATGGGATCGATCAAGTCTTCATTCAATGAGTAGGGGAGATGTTCGATCTCTTCACCACGGTACTTGTACTTCGTACATACCTTCAAGGTGTCCAATCCGCTCAATACATCGGCCTTCATCATCATGAGTTCGGTGACGCCATTCACATTGATGGCGTATTTCAGTGCGGGTAAATCGAGCCATCCACATCGACGCGGACGCCCTGTAGTTGATCCAAACTCGTGCCCGGCAACGCGCATGCGCTCTCCCTCTTCATTTTCCAATTCCGTGGGGAACGGTCCACTTCCTACGCGAGTGCAATATGCCTTGAAGATTCCGTAAACGTTACCGATTCGGTTGGGAGCAATACCCAAACCGGTACATGCCCCGGCCGTAATGGTATTCGAAGAAGTTACGAATGGATAGGTACCGAAATCGATATCGAGCAAGGAGCCTTGAGCACCCTCGGCCAAGATATTCTTACCGGAGGCAATACAATCAGCCATGAATTGCTCGCTGTCTATCAGAGTTAATTTCTTGAGGTTTTCGATTCCGTCGAACCACTCTTCTTCAACCTCTTCGAGATCGTATTCGTAGTCGAAATGGCTGAGCATTTCAACGTGTTTGTTACGCAATGTGGCGTAGCGTTCTTTGAAGTCAGGGAGCTCAACATCGCCTAAGCGAAGCCCGTTCCGACCAGTTTTGTCCATGTAGGTTGGCCCGATTCCCTTCAAGGTTGAGCCGATCTTCTTTTTCCCTTTGGCTTGCTCAGAAGCCGCGTCTAGAAATCGATGAGTTGGAAGGATCAAATGAGCTTTACGCGAAAGTAGAAGCTTCTCTGCGAAGTTTACATCGCGCGTTTTAAGCCCTTCGAGCTCTCTACAGAAAATGACGGGATCGATGACGACACCATTACCCACCACGTTCAAGGCTTCGGGATGAAAAATACCCGATGGGATCGTGTGTAATACGTGTTTAATACCGTCGAACTCCAAGGTGTGACCGGCATTGGGTCCTCCTTGAAATCGAGCGATCACGTCGTATTTCTTGGTCAGAACGTCAACAATTTTTCCTTTTCCCTCGTCGCCCCATTGGAGCCCGAGTAATACATCTACCGACATGTTCTCAGCTAATTATGATTCTTCCGTTTCTCCCTCGACGGGAGCATTTTTAAGGGCGTAAAGGTACAGAGAATGGCTCAGAACTTTGACACCAAACAGGTCTTCTATTGAGGCTTTTATCTGTTGAATTCGGGGATCGCAGAATTCGATGACTTCACCCGTGTCCGTGCAAATCACATGATCGTGCTGCTTATCGTAAAATGAAGGCTCATACTGGGCTTGATTATTTCCGAATTGATGCTTGCGAACCAAGTTGCAATCGAGCAAAAGTTCGATCGTGTTGTACAGTGTAGCTCGCGATACCCGGTAATTTTTGTTCTTCATTTTGATGTATAGCGATTCCACATCAAAGTGTTCCTTTTGGTCGTAGATCTCCTTCAAAATGGCAAATCGCTCAGGTGTCTTTCGCTGACCATTTTGCTCTAAATAAGTCGTGAATACCTGTTTAACTTGCTCTTGATGATCTTTATTCACGATAGTTCGAATTAAGGGCTAAAGGTACGAAATCAGGAGCGTTCCTTCTTGAGGCTACGAGTCACGTTCCGAACGCCGTCAATTTTCTTGATCCTTTCAATCAATTGTTCCAAGTGGTGCGTGTCGTGCACCTCAACGGTAATGGTTCCGTCGAAGATCCCATCATTTCCCGAAATGTTGATGCTCTTGATGTTCACTTTCATCATGTTCGAAATGATTCGGGTCAGTTCATTGACCAATCCGGATCGGTCGATACCCGTGATGGTCAAAATGGCTCGGAAATCCCTGCGGTCCGAGCTCACCCATCGGGCTTTGAGTATCCTGTATGCGTAGTTCGACTGAAGGCGTAGAGCATTAGGGCAATCGACCCGATGCACTTTAATTCCTTGGTTGATGGTCAAAAAGCCAAATACATCATCGCCCGAAATAGGATTGCAGCACTTGGAAAGCTTGTACTCGAGCTGTTCTTCATCGTCTCCAAAGACCAGAATTTGGTCTTTCTTATCCGATTCGTTCTCCGATACGGATCGTATGCTGGAACTCGACCTACGTGTGAAGCGTGATTTCAGGTAATTGTAAATGCCGCCGCTTCGATCGGTGGCAAATGCCTTGAGTCGCTTGTTGTCTATGACTCCAGTGCCTACCTGGTAAAAGACGTCTTGTGAATTGGCCAAATTGAAGTAACGAGTAAGTTCGTTCAGAACCTTTTCGTTGAATTGCACCTTGAGGTGCTTTAGTTTGCGAATCAGGATCTCTTTTCCTTCGTCGGCGATGGCCTTTTTCTCCTCCTTGAGCGCATTCTTGATCTTCGTCTTGGCTTTGGCAGTCACCACGAAATTCATCCAGTCCTCCTTGGGCTTTTGCTTTACGGAAGTCAGAATCTCAACTTGATCACCGCTTTTGAGTTGATAACTCAAAGGCACCAGCTTCGCGTTTACTTTGGCTCCCAGACAACTTGCCCCGATCTCCGTATGAATATCAAAGGCAAAGTCGAGAGCGGTGGCTCCTTTCGGCAATGTTCTGAGATCTCCATTGGGTGTGAATATAAAGACCTCGTCGCTGAACAGGTTTAGTTTAAAATCATCGATGAAGTCGATAGCACTCGCCTCGGGGTTTTCCAGCAGATCCCGAATCTTGTTGATCCAGCCTTCGAGCTGATTCTCGCGCTGTTTGGCGCTGACTTCTGCACCATTCTCTTTATAGCGCCAGTGAGCCGCATACC
This Flavobacteriales bacterium DNA region includes the following protein-coding sequences:
- a CDS encoding mechanosensitive ion channel family protein, which translates into the protein MENAAQQIRWDQPFWQYALIIVAAFVAATIVSRLINFFLNRFFNSSSLVLKVDPTRYRFFKNAVTALIYLLAFFTVIYSIPEFKALGLTLFAGAGIFAAIVGFASQQAFSNIISGLFIVIFKPFRVGDLIQVGSLRSGLVEDITLRHSVIRNFENRRIVIPNSVISTETIINSTITDEKTNTQISLSVSYDTDLDEAIDVIREEVLKHPGLIDWRTPEDIEKGEEKVVILVMGFLDSGIRLRINAWAEDSITGFMMKTDLNKSIKRRFDEEGIEIPFPYRTVVYKTDVDQAKAEIRNRKS
- the lhgO gene encoding L-2-hydroxyglutarate oxidase is translated as MYDLAIIGGGIVGAATWYELQSRYPEKRILLIEKENELAAHQTGNNSGVIHSGLYYTPGSLKAKNCVLGRKALVAFAQDHNIPHDVCGKVVVATEERELRHMERIYQNGIANGIEGLEKISGAQIKEHEPHVEGVAGLYVPVTGIIDYKAATVKMAEIADAKNPESHLRLGEEVKDIEHLDGRSTIITSKAKYDAKELIFCAGLQADRLARRDSVKLAEQVVGFRGDYYELTETGKHKVKNLIYPVPDPQFQFLGVHFTRMTDGEIECGPNAVFTFKREGYGKTDFDLRDTWDALSYGGTWKLFTKNMAYGIGEYRRAFSKKFFLRTLQRMIPSLTMEDIRPGRAGVRALLLGTDGDTRDDFRIERRGNSIHVLNAPSPAATASLAIAENIADMSKEYFGWA
- a CDS encoding ABC transporter permease translates to MISSVFVENVRQAIGSIKSQKLRAGLTMTVIAIGITALVGILTAIDVIKGSITDNFARMGANSFTIQNSGMTIMFNNNGIRPKRHEPISIREAQSFKDRFDFPATVSVSMMASGTAQLQRLEKETKPNMQVAGVDENYILTGGYRLESGRNFIEQEIEDNRSFTIIGPDVVQALFNETEDPIGQTISISKQKFKVIGVLESKGSSAGFGGDNIALIPIQKARQVYSRPNQSFQISVMCNSTQDKDTAISYASGLMRAVRKQHPTEEESFNIQQSDNLSQLLIEQLGAVIFATITIALITLFGASIGLMNIMLVSVTDRTREIGIRKAIGAKANNILLQFLIEAVIICQIGGLFGAALGIMVGNVLSFQFDAPFLVPWTWIFTAFLVCLGVGTGAACYPAMKAARLDPIESLRYE
- a CDS encoding MFS transporter, whose product is MPNFQKGSKRARRGWAFYDWANSVYSLVIATAVFPIYYGAVTTGENDNLVRFLGIEWENTVIYSYCLSFSFLVVALLSPLLSGIADYSGAKKRFLQVFCYVGALACGGLYFFNGENVALALVLTIVASVGFWGSLVFYNAYLPEVAFEEQQDATSAMGFSFGYFGATLLLVFNLAMILQPEVFGLQDSGQASRISFLMVAVWWIGFAQVTFRRLPDRTKPGRLTRTILGNGYKALREVWNQLAAMPDVKRFLTAFFLLSVGVQTIIYVASLFGEKELNLDSTYLIGSIILIQILGIVGAQLFSHLSARFGNIKALMVSLVVWASMGGVAFALRADDPLVEYKFLALGSAVGLVLGGVQALARSTYSKMLPQDSSKHTSFFSFYDVTEKVAIILGTFIYGLLESITGNMRTSVVALSLFFVLSILVLLPIRKRFKPYLSKV
- a CDS encoding aconitate hydratase; translated protein: MAFDIEMIQGVYSRMATRIDQARAVVGRPLTLTEKILYAHLTDGEATEAFERGKSYVNFAPDRVAMQDATAQMALMQFMQAGKAKVAVPSTVHCDHLIQAETGAVADMEKALSINKEVFDFLSTVSNKYGIGFWKPGAGIIHQVVLENYAFPGGMMIGTDSHTVNTGGLGMVAIGVGGADAVDVMAGMPWELKFPKLIGVKLTGKLSGWTSAKDVILKVAGILTVKGGTGAIVEYFGPGAESMSCTGKGTICNMGAEIGATTSIFGYDAKMGEYLRGTDRADVADLADQNAENLRADDGVFENPEKYFDEVIEIDLDTLEPHLNGPFTPDLAWPLSKFAQAVKDNGYPEKLEVGLIGSCTNSSYEDLTRSASVAQQAIDKNLKPKAEFTITPGSEQVRYTAERDGILDTFGKMGGVVLANACGPCIGQWARHMDDPDRKNSIITSFNRNFAKRNDGNPNTHAFVASPELTTAFTIAGSLTFNPITDTLTNEDGEQVKLDEPMGIEMPPSGFAVEDAGYREPAKDGSNIEVKVDPESKRLQILTPFEPWDGGNMEGLKLLIKAKGKCTTDHISMAGPWLKFRGHLDNISNNMLIGAVNFFNEQTNLVKSQLTGEYGAVPDTQREYKAEGIGTVVVGDHNYGEGSSREHAAMEPRHLGVKVVLVKSFARIHETNLKKQGMLGLTFANESDYDKVREDDTFNFIDLKDFAPGKPLTIEVVQSDGSKDTIVANHTYNENQIAWYSAGSALNLIRALEANA